The Hymenobacter oligotrophus genome segment GAACTTCTCCTGATTTCAATTCGAATCTAGGCGACAAAGCAAGCGGCGCTAGTTTATCAGACAACAACTTATAGTTATATAAACGCTTTTCTGATATAGAGTTGATTTCTTTAAGATAAAACGACATTACTTTCTGAATATATAATTTACTATCTTCAGTAATTAAATTATAATTAAGCTCATATTTATTATTAGCAACAACAATACCACCGAATTGAATAGAAAAAAACTTTGCAAAGCTATAAATAACAAAATCACCCACCTGACTAATTTCACCGAAGCTATTAGTAGAATTAAACGCATAGCAGCAATCCTCTATTATTGGAACTCCATATTTCTTCAGACGAGCAAGATTTGGAAATGGAATGCCAAATTCATGGTTTACAAATATAGCTTTCGTGTTAACCTCAATTTTCATTGACCACTGACACACCTTCTCTATCTCCCTAGTAACACATCCACTTATATAAGTATTACCGGTACTTGTGAGGATAGTAATACAATCGTCAGGTTTTAATTTAAGCAATTTAAGTACCTCTGATATACCATGTGAGCCACTAGCGGTGTATTGCCATGTTTTGCCCGCAAAACGTTGA includes the following:
- a CDS encoding DegT/DnrJ/EryC1/StrS family aminotransferase; the encoded protein is MKNNCNTVYPSVSNGFVFNSHDDLLPDYRINSFTAYDLAVHHSLKHATDIDDYFDQRFAGKTWQYTASGSHGISEVLKLLKLKPDDCITILTSTGNTYISGCVTREIEKVCQWSMKIEVNTKAIFVNHEFGIPFPNLARLKKYGVPIIEDCCYAFNSTNSFGEISQVGDFVIYSFAKFFSIQFGGIVVANNKYELNYNLITEDSKLYIQKVMSFYLKEINSISEKRLYNYKLLSDKLAPLALSPRFELKSGEVPGVYMFKVECEVDLQALKSYLWKKGIQCSVFYGEKAFFIPLHQKLNEVDFAYFYECIRQFIYCK